From the genome of Cellvibrio japonicus Ueda107, one region includes:
- the trpC gene encoding indole-3-glycerol phosphate synthase TrpC, whose protein sequence is MSETPTVLRKIIARKWEEIAERKARVSLAQLVQAAEVQAPARGFVRAIEHKIAAGKAGVIAEIKKASPSKGVMRAHFVPDELARSYEKGGAACLSVLTDVDFFQGADAYLQQARAAVSLPVIRKDFLVDEYHIYEARALGADCVLLIVAALEPAKLKALNSLALELGLDVLVEVHDERELDIALALPNKLIGINNRNLHTFEVSLETTYRLLDKIGSERIVVTESGILAPADVQAMRDRQVNAFLVGEAFMRAEDPGQALAAFFS, encoded by the coding sequence ATGAGTGAAACCCCCACCGTCCTGCGCAAGATTATCGCGCGCAAATGGGAAGAGATTGCCGAGCGCAAGGCGCGAGTCTCCCTGGCGCAGCTGGTGCAAGCCGCTGAAGTGCAGGCACCTGCGCGCGGTTTTGTACGCGCTATTGAACACAAGATTGCAGCGGGTAAAGCGGGCGTCATTGCGGAAATTAAAAAGGCATCACCCAGCAAGGGGGTGATGCGCGCGCATTTTGTTCCGGATGAATTGGCCCGCTCTTATGAGAAGGGGGGGGCTGCATGTTTGTCGGTATTAACCGATGTGGATTTCTTCCAGGGGGCGGATGCCTATTTGCAACAAGCTCGCGCTGCAGTGAGTTTGCCGGTTATTCGCAAGGATTTCCTGGTGGATGAATACCACATCTACGAGGCACGTGCCTTGGGCGCTGACTGCGTTTTGTTGATTGTAGCCGCGCTGGAACCTGCAAAATTGAAAGCGCTTAACAGCCTTGCCCTGGAGTTGGGGCTGGATGTGTTGGTGGAAGTGCACGATGAGCGCGAGCTGGATATTGCACTGGCGCTGCCGAATAAATTGATCGGCATTAATAACCGCAACCTCCACACATTTGAGGTAAGCCTGGAAACCACCTATCGATTGCTGGACAAGATTGGCAGCGAGCGCATTGTTGTCACTGAGAGCGGCATTCTGGCGCCGGCGGATGTACAGGCGATGCGCGATCGCCAGGTCAATGCCTTCCTGGTCGGCGAAGCCTTTATGCGCGCCGAGGATCCGGGGCAAGCCTTGGCTGCATTCTTTTCCTGA
- the trpD gene encoding anthranilate phosphoribosyltransferase gives MDIKQALKKLVASIDLSTEEMISVMRIVMTGGATPAQIGGFLVALRMKGETLDEITGAAMVMRELATPVNIDVDYLVDTCGTGGDGANLFNLSTASAFVVAAAGGRVAKHGNRSVSSSTGSADVLEAAGIKLDITAEQVARCVKEIGVGFMFAPSHHSAMKHAIGPRRELGMRTIFNMLGPLTNPANVKRQVIGVFNGELCKPMAEVLGRLGSEHVMVVHAKDGLDEISLATETQVAELKGGEIREYIIKPEDFGMQSKSLIGLSVSNAEDSLLLIRDALGNRRGQYAEKAADIIALNAGAAIYVSGVAGSLSDGVEMARDAIGSSLAGEKIRELAAFTQYLQ, from the coding sequence ATGGACATTAAACAAGCATTAAAAAAACTGGTAGCAAGTATCGACCTCAGTACTGAAGAGATGATTAGTGTGATGCGGATTGTCATGACGGGTGGCGCTACCCCGGCACAAATCGGTGGATTCCTGGTGGCCTTGCGCATGAAAGGGGAAACACTGGATGAGATTACCGGTGCAGCCATGGTTATGCGTGAGTTGGCGACGCCCGTTAACATTGATGTGGATTATTTGGTAGATACCTGTGGCACTGGTGGTGATGGCGCCAACCTGTTTAATCTTTCTACCGCCAGCGCGTTTGTGGTAGCCGCCGCCGGTGGGCGTGTGGCCAAGCATGGCAATCGCTCGGTATCCAGCTCTACCGGTAGTGCGGATGTACTGGAAGCTGCCGGCATCAAACTGGATATTACCGCGGAGCAGGTTGCCCGCTGCGTTAAAGAAATCGGGGTGGGCTTTATGTTTGCCCCCTCCCATCACAGCGCTATGAAGCATGCTATAGGTCCGCGCAGGGAACTGGGGATGCGAACTATTTTCAATATGCTTGGCCCATTGACCAATCCTGCCAATGTAAAGCGCCAGGTGATTGGTGTATTCAACGGTGAACTGTGCAAGCCCATGGCCGAGGTTCTGGGGCGCTTGGGCAGTGAGCATGTGATGGTTGTGCATGCGAAAGACGGCCTGGATGAAATCAGCCTGGCAACAGAGACCCAGGTCGCGGAATTGAAGGGCGGCGAGATTCGCGAGTACATCATCAAGCCGGAAGATTTTGGTATGCAGTCCAAGAGCCTGATTGGTTTGAGTGTCAGTAATGCAGAAGATTCGCTCTTGCTCATTCGCGATGCGCTGGGCAACCGCCGCGGCCAATATGCGGAAAAGGCAGCTGATATCATCGCCCTTAATGCCGGTGCGGCAATTTATGTGAGCGGTGTTGCCGGCAGTCTGTCCGATGGTGTGGAAATGGCGCGCGATGCGATAGGCAGCAGCCTGGCAGGTGAAAAAATCCGTGAGCTGGCTGCTTTCACCCAATATCTGCAATAG
- a CDS encoding anthranilate synthase component II yields the protein MILMIDNYDSFTYNLVQYLGELKADVKVVRNDEISIAEIAALAPEKIVISPGPCTPNEAGVSVEAIKTFAGKIPLLGVCLGHQSIGQAFGGKVIRAPYVMHGKTSAVYHNNTGVFRGLNNPFQATRYHSLVVEKATLPECLEITAWTQNEDGSMGEIMGVKHKTLAVEGVQFHPESILTEHGHDMLRNFLEAY from the coding sequence ATGATTCTGATGATTGATAACTATGACTCTTTCACCTACAACCTGGTGCAGTATTTGGGTGAGCTTAAAGCCGATGTCAAGGTCGTGCGTAACGATGAAATCAGCATTGCCGAAATTGCTGCGCTGGCACCGGAAAAAATTGTCATATCACCAGGCCCCTGCACGCCCAATGAGGCAGGGGTATCGGTAGAGGCGATTAAAACCTTTGCTGGAAAAATCCCGCTGCTGGGGGTGTGCCTTGGTCACCAGAGTATTGGCCAGGCATTTGGCGGCAAGGTTATTCGTGCACCCTATGTGATGCACGGTAAAACCTCAGCGGTGTATCACAATAATACCGGTGTGTTTCGCGGGTTGAACAATCCTTTTCAGGCTACGCGTTACCACTCGCTGGTTGTCGAAAAAGCAACCCTGCCTGAGTGCCTGGAGATTACTGCCTGGACCCAAAATGAGGATGGCAGTATGGGTGAAATCATGGGGGTAAAGCACAAAACCCTGGCCGTGGAGGGCGTACAATTTCATCCGGAGTCCATTTTGACTGAGCATGGCCATGATATGTTGCGCAATTTTCTGGAGGCCTACTAG
- the trpE gene encoding anthranilate synthase component I, whose translation MNYDAFSQLADQGYNRIPVVREVLADLDTPLSSYLKLASGPYSYLFESVQGGEKWGRYSMIGLPARTVLKAFGEDIVIERDGKVIESHQCADALAFVEEFKQRYRAPELPGLPRFTGGLVGYFAYDCARYVEPHLKASAPRDVIGTPDILLSVSDEVLVFDNLAGKLILVIHANPEVENAFVKANARLDELEQRLRGEMPVTSGLSLGTDGHSEARFQSHVGESSFHKMVDRIKDYVLAGDTMQVVISQRLSIDFPQEPINLYRALRHLNPSPYMYFLDLGDHHVVGSSPEILARLEDGEVTVRPIAGTRRRGRTPEEDRALEVELVNDPKEIAEHLMLIDLGRNDIGRVAQVGSVTLTDKMVVERYSHVMHITSNVTGQLKPELKAMDVLRAALPAGTLSGAPKIRAMEIIDELETEKRGIYGGAVGYIAWNGNMDTAIAIRTAVIKDGKLYVQAGAGVVADSVPALEWKETMNKARAIFKAVDMVGDAQ comes from the coding sequence ATGAATTACGATGCTTTTAGCCAATTGGCTGACCAAGGCTATAACCGTATTCCGGTCGTGCGTGAGGTATTGGCGGATCTGGATACCCCTTTGTCTTCCTACCTGAAACTGGCTTCCGGGCCCTATTCCTATTTGTTCGAATCAGTGCAGGGCGGCGAAAAGTGGGGGCGTTATTCGATGATTGGCCTCCCGGCCCGCACCGTATTAAAAGCCTTTGGTGAAGATATTGTGATTGAGCGCGATGGCAAGGTCATTGAGTCCCACCAGTGCGCCGACGCCCTGGCATTTGTAGAAGAGTTCAAGCAGCGTTACCGCGCACCTGAATTGCCTGGTTTGCCGCGGTTTACCGGTGGCTTAGTGGGATATTTTGCCTATGATTGCGCGCGCTATGTGGAGCCGCACCTTAAGGCCAGTGCCCCCAGGGATGTAATCGGCACACCGGATATCCTGCTCAGCGTATCTGATGAGGTACTGGTGTTCGATAACCTCGCCGGCAAACTGATCCTGGTGATCCATGCCAATCCCGAGGTGGAGAATGCCTTCGTTAAGGCCAATGCACGCCTGGATGAATTGGAGCAGCGCCTGCGCGGTGAAATGCCGGTAACATCCGGTTTAAGCCTGGGGACGGATGGTCATAGCGAGGCCCGTTTCCAGTCCCATGTCGGTGAGTCCAGCTTCCACAAGATGGTGGATCGTATCAAGGACTATGTATTGGCTGGCGATACTATGCAGGTGGTTATCTCGCAGCGCCTGTCGATTGATTTTCCCCAGGAGCCCATCAACCTGTATCGCGCGTTGCGCCACCTCAATCCATCGCCTTATATGTACTTCCTCGACCTGGGTGATCACCATGTCGTAGGTTCCAGCCCGGAAATCCTGGCGCGCCTGGAAGATGGCGAAGTGACTGTGCGCCCCATTGCCGGCACACGTCGTCGTGGTCGTACACCGGAGGAGGATCGTGCGCTGGAAGTCGAGTTGGTCAATGACCCGAAAGAGATTGCTGAGCATTTGATGCTGATTGACCTGGGACGCAACGATATTGGTCGCGTGGCCCAGGTGGGCAGTGTGACACTGACTGACAAAATGGTGGTGGAGCGCTACTCCCATGTGATGCATATCACCTCCAATGTCACCGGCCAGCTCAAGCCGGAACTCAAGGCGATGGATGTCTTGCGCGCTGCCCTTCCTGCGGGCACTTTGTCCGGTGCACCGAAAATCCGTGCGATGGAAATCATTGATGAACTGGAAACAGAAAAGCGCGGTATCTACGGTGGTGCGGTGGGGTATATCGCCTGGAATGGCAATATGGATACCGCCATTGCCATACGTACGGCCGTGATCAAAGACGGCAAGCTCTATGTTCAGGCCGGTGCCGGTGTGGTGGCTGATTCAGTTCCCGCACTGGAATGGAAAGAGACGATGAACAAAGCGCGCGCCATCTTTAAGGCGGTTGATATGGTGGGAGATGCACAATGA
- a CDS encoding TrmH family RNA methyltransferase — MKLDDIKKLHQKKYRNQFGHFLVEGEHLVLELQKAAQLSPALLHSQLLVTDKYQHWQSPFETRVISDKQMAQIADTQTPPGIVAVAPVPDIPGALVDGERAIYLHEIQDPGNLGTILRTLAWFGGFRCLLSPGSVDPYNPKVVRSSMGAIFHVPLELDVSLAHLAERFARIACLDMDGVAVRNDAFAGHRCYVFGNEARGVPREQLQNFDLHMFNIPGSGAIESLNLATAVNICVYELMR, encoded by the coding sequence ATGAAACTCGACGACATCAAAAAACTCCACCAGAAAAAGTATCGCAACCAGTTTGGGCATTTTCTGGTAGAGGGCGAGCATCTGGTATTGGAGTTACAAAAGGCTGCGCAACTTTCACCAGCGTTGCTGCATAGCCAGTTGTTGGTGACCGATAAATACCAGCATTGGCAGAGCCCGTTTGAAACACGGGTAATCAGTGACAAGCAAATGGCGCAGATTGCTGATACGCAAACGCCACCGGGGATTGTGGCTGTCGCACCTGTTCCGGATATACCCGGGGCACTGGTGGATGGGGAGCGGGCAATTTACCTGCATGAGATACAGGACCCCGGCAACCTCGGCACCATCCTGCGGACGTTGGCCTGGTTTGGCGGTTTTCGTTGCCTGTTAAGTCCGGGATCGGTAGACCCCTATAACCCCAAGGTGGTGCGCTCCAGTATGGGGGCGATCTTCCATGTGCCTTTGGAACTGGATGTCTCCCTGGCGCACTTGGCAGAGCGTTTTGCCCGCATTGCCTGTCTCGACATGGACGGGGTTGCGGTTCGTAATGACGCCTTTGCAGGACACCGGTGTTATGTCTTTGGCAACGAGGCGCGCGGTGTACCGCGTGAACAGCTGCAAAATTTCGACCTGCACATGTTTAACATCCCCGGCAGTGGAGCCATAGAGTCATTGAACCTGGCAACAGCAGTCAATATTTGTGTGTATGAATTAATGCGCTAG
- a CDS encoding NAD(P)/FAD-dependent oxidoreductase, whose protein sequence is MIRITELSLSLDHSPEALRQAIVARLKIQDADLLEFTVFKRSYDARKKNSEITFVYIIDLVVRDEQKILQRFARDNNVRPAPDTRYYPVAQAPDNLTERPLVIGFGPCGLFAALILAQMGFKPIVLERGKDVRRRTKDTWALWRNKVLTPESNVQFGEGGAGLFSDGKLYSQIKDPRFYGRKVMHEFVKAGAPEEILYVSKPHIGTFRLTGVVSTMREEIKRLGGEVRFESKVVDFLLRDGRIQGVELADGQQIHSRYVILALGHSSRDTFRTLHRRGVFVEAKPFAVGFRIEHPQSQIDEARLGKYAGHPELGAADYKLVYHAKNGRAVYSFCMCPGGTVVAATSEPQRVVTNGMSQYSRNERNANAGIVVGIHPEQDFPGGPLAGVELQERLESRAYELGGSDYCAPGQLVGDFIRGRPSGEFGEVVPSYKPGVRLGDLAPSLPDYVIEAIREALPAFGKQIRGFDREDAVLTGIETRTSSPVRITRDNETFQSLNTRGLYPAGEGAGYAGGILSAGVDGIKVAEALAKAMLADLQA, encoded by the coding sequence ATGATCCGTATTACCGAGCTGTCGCTTTCGCTTGACCATTCCCCCGAGGCATTGCGCCAGGCCATAGTTGCCCGCCTGAAGATTCAGGATGCCGACCTGCTGGAATTTACTGTGTTTAAGCGCAGTTATGATGCGCGCAAGAAGAACAGTGAAATCACCTTTGTTTATATCATCGACCTGGTTGTGCGCGATGAGCAAAAAATCCTGCAGCGTTTTGCCCGCGACAATAATGTGCGTCCCGCGCCCGACACCCGGTATTACCCGGTAGCCCAGGCGCCGGACAATTTAACGGAGCGCCCGTTGGTGATTGGCTTTGGTCCCTGCGGTTTGTTTGCGGCACTTATCCTGGCGCAGATGGGGTTCAAACCTATCGTGCTTGAGCGTGGTAAGGATGTGCGTCGCCGCACCAAAGATACCTGGGCACTATGGCGTAACAAGGTACTGACACCGGAATCCAATGTGCAATTTGGTGAGGGTGGTGCCGGGTTGTTTTCCGACGGCAAACTCTACAGCCAAATCAAAGACCCCAGGTTTTATGGCCGCAAGGTGATGCACGAGTTCGTAAAGGCGGGGGCACCGGAAGAAATCCTCTATGTGAGTAAACCCCATATTGGGACCTTTCGCCTCACCGGGGTAGTATCCACCATGCGTGAGGAGATCAAGCGCCTGGGAGGCGAGGTCAGGTTTGAAAGCAAAGTCGTGGATTTTTTGTTGCGGGACGGTCGCATCCAGGGGGTAGAACTGGCAGATGGCCAGCAGATACACAGTCGCTATGTGATATTGGCGTTAGGCCACAGCTCGCGCGACACGTTTCGCACATTGCACCGGCGCGGGGTTTTTGTTGAGGCAAAACCCTTTGCCGTCGGTTTTCGTATTGAACATCCACAGTCGCAAATTGATGAGGCTCGCCTGGGCAAGTATGCAGGGCATCCGGAACTGGGGGCGGCAGATTATAAGCTGGTGTATCACGCTAAAAATGGCCGGGCGGTTTACAGCTTTTGTATGTGTCCCGGTGGGACGGTAGTTGCCGCCACCTCGGAGCCCCAGCGTGTTGTTACCAATGGTATGAGCCAGTATTCACGCAACGAGCGCAATGCCAACGCGGGTATTGTGGTGGGGATTCATCCCGAGCAGGATTTCCCCGGTGGCCCCCTGGCCGGCGTAGAGTTGCAAGAGCGGCTGGAGTCCAGGGCCTATGAATTGGGTGGCAGTGATTATTGTGCTCCCGGCCAGCTGGTGGGGGATTTTATCCGCGGGCGTCCTTCTGGTGAGTTTGGTGAAGTCGTGCCTTCCTACAAGCCCGGTGTGCGCCTGGGCGATTTGGCGCCTTCATTACCGGATTATGTGATTGAGGCCATTCGCGAGGCGCTGCCGGCCTTTGGTAAGCAAATTCGCGGTTTTGACCGCGAGGATGCTGTGCTTACCGGCATTGAAACCCGCACTTCATCCCCTGTGCGTATTACCCGCGATAACGAAACTTTCCAGAGCCTGAATACTCGCGGCCTGTATCCTGCGGGTGAAGGTGCTGGTTATGCGGGGGGAATCCTTTCTGCCGGTGTTGACGGCATCAAGGTTGCCGAAGCCTTGGCCAAGGCCATGCTGGCGGATTTGCAGGCGTAA
- the rpe gene encoding ribulose-phosphate 3-epimerase: MQNFKRDFKIAPSILSADFARLGEEVSAVLAAGADIIHFDVMDNHYVPNLTFGPMVCKALRNYGITAPIDVHLMVEPVDDLIVQFADAGATYITFHPEASRHLDRSLQLIKGKGCKAGLVLNPASSLEQIKYVLEKLDMLLLMSVNPGFGGQQFIPYVLDKLREARALIDRSGLPIRLEVDGGVGLSNIRAVAEAGADTFVAGSAIFGAEDYAQVIREMRAQLALV, from the coding sequence ATGCAGAACTTTAAGCGAGATTTCAAAATAGCTCCTTCGATCCTGTCGGCCGACTTTGCCCGTTTGGGAGAGGAGGTGAGTGCTGTACTCGCTGCCGGGGCCGATATCATCCATTTTGATGTGATGGATAATCACTATGTCCCCAACCTGACGTTTGGCCCCATGGTGTGCAAAGCCTTGCGCAATTACGGTATCACTGCACCTATTGATGTGCATTTGATGGTGGAGCCTGTCGATGATTTGATTGTGCAGTTTGCAGATGCAGGGGCTACCTATATTACTTTCCACCCTGAGGCATCCCGTCACCTGGATCGCTCCCTGCAATTGATCAAGGGCAAAGGCTGCAAAGCCGGCCTTGTGCTGAATCCTGCCAGTTCCCTTGAACAGATCAAATATGTGCTCGAAAAACTGGATATGTTGCTGCTGATGTCAGTTAACCCCGGTTTTGGCGGCCAGCAGTTTATTCCTTATGTGCTCGATAAATTGCGTGAAGCGAGGGCGTTGATTGATCGCTCTGGCCTGCCCATTCGCCTGGAAGTGGATGGCGGTGTCGGCTTAAGCAATATTCGCGCAGTTGCCGAGGCCGGCGCAGATACGTTTGTTGCAGGTTCCGCTATTTTTGGTGCTGAGGACTATGCACAGGTGATTCGCGAGATGCGTGCACAGCTCGCGTTAGTGTAG
- a CDS encoding DUF3530 family protein, translating to MKTIACGLLILAMKTPCLAQTPPSDPTPPPTNTTVSESSSSSTSSLSTLDRRLRAKELLADALTEESHWLETTEGKILALFRPTEDKVTKGALLLLHAAEDPQSWPPELENLRQKLPQYGWETLAISLPQAYAPEPPKRELAPAVESQSSSSQADDPNTSTNAETTNASSSQSSSSTPTEDKPHTVAREQLIKAYILAALNFLNQKGRFNLVVLVDNSSLYWCMQLLSPSIKTNTRDPNTVDGPLQALVITNLQPQEPLTTAELEASFSQSQLPVMDIFFGPDNSVQQAQRDKHRAVAMRNKLQHYQQTLLEAQPKVVEDDSNSFLLARIRGFMEKKARGTEIQAKEVKNQP from the coding sequence ATGAAAACCATTGCCTGCGGCCTGCTGATACTGGCCATGAAGACGCCCTGCCTGGCCCAAACACCCCCCAGCGACCCGACTCCACCACCAACAAACACCACTGTGTCTGAATCGTCAAGCAGCAGCACTTCCAGTCTATCTACTTTGGATCGCCGCCTCAGAGCCAAAGAATTGCTGGCAGACGCACTCACTGAAGAAAGCCATTGGCTGGAGACAACCGAAGGCAAAATCCTGGCCCTGTTCCGCCCGACGGAAGACAAGGTTACCAAGGGGGCTTTATTGCTCCTGCATGCAGCTGAAGACCCGCAGTCCTGGCCCCCCGAACTGGAGAACCTGCGCCAAAAACTGCCGCAATATGGCTGGGAAACCCTGGCGATCAGCCTACCCCAGGCTTATGCCCCTGAGCCGCCCAAACGGGAATTAGCCCCCGCTGTCGAAAGCCAAAGTTCCAGCAGCCAGGCAGATGATCCAAATACCAGCACAAACGCCGAAACAACCAACGCCAGCAGTTCACAATCCTCCAGCAGCACGCCGACAGAAGACAAACCACACACTGTGGCACGCGAGCAATTGATCAAGGCTTATATACTCGCCGCCCTGAACTTCCTCAACCAAAAAGGGCGCTTTAACCTGGTCGTGCTGGTTGATAACAGTTCGCTCTATTGGTGCATGCAACTGCTATCCCCCTCCATCAAAACCAACACGCGGGATCCCAATACCGTAGACGGCCCCCTGCAAGCCCTGGTGATTACCAACCTACAACCACAGGAGCCCCTGACTACTGCCGAACTGGAAGCCAGTTTTAGCCAATCACAACTCCCGGTAATGGACATTTTTTTCGGGCCGGATAATTCCGTACAACAGGCACAGCGGGATAAACACAGGGCCGTTGCCATGCGCAACAAATTACAGCACTACCAACAGACGTTACTGGAAGCGCAACCCAAGGTTGTCGAAGATGATTCCAACAGTTTTTTGCTGGCGAGGATAAGGGGATTTATGGAGAAAAAAGCACGGGGAACTGAAATACAGGCAAAAGAAGTGAAAAACCAACCCTAA
- a CDS encoding tRNA-uridine aminocarboxypropyltransferase, translating to MSMSFDNQYHRLRRRRLAESTREFLARGKSVARCELCQLASYACICNWRPRLASRCEFVLLMHRDEVFKPTNTGRLIADVLPGQTHVFCWSRTEPEPALLNLLADPARLCLLVFPVENAPGHALVSHLPSGDQRIPTFILLDGTWKQSGRMFHLSRWLDGIACIKLPDTRERGYAVRKSHQEDYVSTAEAAALCMAVANEEDNARVLSDYFALFNHHYLATRGSYPPDVSELHKRLELFKGSG from the coding sequence ATGTCTATGTCTTTCGATAACCAGTATCACCGGTTGCGCAGGCGACGCCTGGCAGAGTCTACCCGTGAATTTTTAGCACGCGGTAAGTCGGTAGCGCGTTGCGAGTTGTGCCAATTGGCAAGCTATGCCTGTATTTGTAACTGGCGTCCACGTTTGGCAAGCCGTTGTGAATTTGTGTTGCTGATGCATCGGGACGAAGTGTTTAAGCCAACCAATACCGGGCGTTTGATTGCCGATGTGCTGCCGGGCCAAACGCACGTGTTTTGTTGGAGCAGGACGGAGCCTGAGCCGGCATTGCTGAATCTATTGGCAGATCCAGCACGCTTGTGCCTGCTGGTTTTTCCTGTCGAAAACGCTCCTGGACATGCCCTGGTAAGCCATTTACCGTCCGGTGATCAGCGTATCCCCACCTTTATCTTGCTGGATGGAACCTGGAAACAGAGTGGCCGGATGTTCCATTTAAGTCGCTGGCTTGACGGTATTGCGTGTATCAAGTTACCGGATACACGCGAGAGAGGTTATGCCGTGCGCAAGTCGCACCAGGAAGACTATGTGTCCACGGCTGAAGCGGCCGCACTGTGCATGGCCGTGGCGAACGAAGAAGATAATGCCAGGGTATTGAGTGATTATTTTGCATTGTTCAATCACCATTATTTAGCGACCCGTGGTTCCTATCCCCCTGACGTCAGCGAGTTACATAAACGTTTGGAGTTGTTCAAGGGGAGTGGCTGA
- the secG gene encoding preprotein translocase subunit SecG yields MEKFILVIHALAALVIIGLVLLQQGKGAAMGASFGAGASQTVFGSEGSGNFFTRATWTIAALFFCTSFGLAVIAKNNSQVASQGEIVPVIQQEVPAVQVPASDIPEAQAPAANAESDVPATAEPAASEAASQEQN; encoded by the coding sequence ATGGAAAAATTTATTTTAGTGATTCATGCGTTGGCTGCCCTGGTCATTATCGGCCTGGTTTTGCTCCAGCAGGGTAAGGGTGCGGCCATGGGGGCATCTTTTGGTGCCGGTGCGTCGCAAACAGTATTTGGCAGTGAGGGTAGTGGCAACTTTTTTACCCGTGCTACCTGGACGATCGCAGCCCTGTTTTTCTGTACCAGTTTTGGGCTGGCTGTGATTGCGAAAAACAATTCGCAAGTTGCCTCCCAAGGTGAAATTGTTCCTGTGATTCAACAGGAAGTTCCTGCTGTCCAGGTTCCTGCTTCAGACATTCCCGAGGCACAAGCGCCGGCTGCAAATGCAGAGTCTGATGTTCCCGCGACAGCTGAGCCCGCTGCATCAGAAGCTGCCAGCCAGGAACAAAACTAA
- the tpiA gene encoding triose-phosphate isomerase → MINASNTKRRQLVVGNWKMNGNRQENAALLAQILSGWPGQSPVQVVICPPFPYLYQVRDTLQGSAIELGAQNVNEEEKGALTGEVSAHMLADMDCKFAIIGHNERRRLQGETDDRVARKFIAAQHAGLIPILCIGESVAQRDQGLHLQVISRQLNAVIEVVGLDAFANAVVAYEPVWAVGTGKTATPVQAQEVHRHIRQQLGQYAESVRVLYGGSVKAHNAKELFALPDIDGALLGGASLDAQEFLTICSAAI, encoded by the coding sequence TTGATTAACGCAAGTAACACCAAGCGCCGCCAACTGGTTGTTGGCAACTGGAAAATGAATGGCAATCGGCAGGAGAATGCAGCACTGCTTGCTCAAATCCTGTCTGGTTGGCCCGGGCAAAGCCCGGTGCAAGTGGTTATTTGCCCGCCTTTTCCCTACCTTTATCAAGTTCGCGATACTCTTCAGGGCTCTGCTATTGAGCTGGGTGCGCAGAATGTTAATGAAGAGGAAAAGGGGGCTTTGACCGGTGAGGTATCTGCGCACATGCTGGCAGATATGGATTGCAAATTTGCAATAATCGGTCACAATGAGCGCCGCCGATTGCAGGGTGAAACCGATGATCGAGTCGCGCGAAAATTTATAGCAGCTCAACATGCTGGTTTGATACCGATATTGTGTATTGGTGAATCTGTAGCGCAACGTGATCAAGGGTTGCATCTACAGGTGATTAGTCGCCAGTTAAACGCTGTGATAGAGGTGGTTGGGCTTGATGCTTTTGCCAATGCCGTCGTGGCTTACGAGCCTGTGTGGGCTGTTGGTACCGGCAAGACGGCTACACCTGTACAAGCGCAGGAAGTCCATCGGCATATTCGCCAACAATTGGGCCAATATGCTGAATCAGTACGTGTGCTCTACGGCGGTAGTGTCAAAGCACATAATGCAAAAGAGTTATTTGCATTACCGGATATAGATGGTGCTTTACTGGGTGGGGCATCACTGGATGCACAAGAATTTTTAACGATATGTTCAGCGGCAATTTAG